The following proteins come from a genomic window of Halomicroarcula saliterrae:
- a CDS encoding ubiquinol-cytochrome c reductase iron-sulfur subunit — MPLDEDKYPAATGRRRFVTGVVGSAALAGIGVGGAAAVDTLTDPSGEGGGTTEFVGVENIDGPAPRGMPIIPIEIRDGQLTGVWPEYDPEERVARAPNFGGSGIDYSSAWFQYCGVQTAPGVRPQADQNNTLLSSPGSYEWQSDIEQGAPLTVDMFEDYESWGNGIGQSGLGKPASATWRSEGDVQSITVQLIRSNRVTQMAEGEGEFSDLPSSVRQFVSAATAEGFIAWLNKCTHFCCVPGWKTQGGSAAFGAENDIYCQCHQSIYDPFSPVLKQFVALPRPPAEQSSE; from the coding sequence ATGCCACTAGACGAAGACAAATATCCGGCAGCAACGGGCCGGCGACGCTTCGTGACCGGCGTCGTCGGGAGCGCGGCCCTGGCAGGTATCGGCGTCGGCGGCGCGGCAGCAGTCGACACGCTCACCGACCCCTCGGGCGAGGGCGGCGGGACCACGGAGTTCGTCGGCGTCGAGAACATCGACGGGCCGGCGCCCCGCGGGATGCCCATCATCCCCATCGAAATCCGGGACGGCCAGCTCACGGGCGTCTGGCCCGAGTACGACCCCGAGGAGCGAGTCGCGCGGGCCCCGAACTTCGGGGGGAGCGGCATCGACTACTCCTCGGCGTGGTTCCAGTACTGCGGGGTCCAGACTGCGCCGGGCGTCCGGCCACAGGCCGACCAGAACAACACCCTCCTGAGCAGCCCCGGGAGCTACGAATGGCAGAGCGACATCGAGCAGGGCGCGCCGCTGACCGTCGACATGTTCGAGGACTACGAGTCGTGGGGCAACGGTATCGGCCAGTCGGGGCTGGGCAAACCCGCCAGCGCGACGTGGCGCTCCGAGGGGGACGTCCAGTCCATCACGGTCCAGCTCATCCGGTCGAACCGGGTTACGCAGATGGCCGAGGGCGAAGGCGAGTTCAGCGACCTCCCGAGCAGCGTCCGGCAGTTCGTCTCGGCCGCGACGGCGGAGGGCTTTATCGCGTGGCTCAACAAGTGTACGCACTTCTGCTGTGTCCCCGGCTGGAAGACCCAGGGGGGCAGCGCCGCCTTCGGCGCCGAGAACGACATCTACTGCCAGTGTCACCAGTCCATCTACGACCCGTTCAGCCCCGTGTTGAAGCAGTTCGTCGCGCTGCCACGCCCGCCCGCAGAACAGAGCTCGGAGTGA
- a CDS encoding SDR family NAD(P)-dependent oxidoreductase — protein sequence MTQGPAVELFDTLEGQTALVTGSSRGLGAEIARQLADHGATVYASARDPSAVDGDSLRRLELDVTDETGIERAIARLDREVGTLDVLVNNAGTRGPEGPLETLDSEAVAETLDVNLTGPLELTRHALSLLGNAATPRVVNVASSAGQFDGEMEPSHMPYSVSKAGLNAVTRTLSGQYPDLLVNSVDPGWVRTDNGGPDAPRSVPEGAATAVWLARFEHGPSGAFWRDNERIPW from the coding sequence ATGACACAGGGACCGGCCGTCGAGCTCTTCGACACGTTGGAGGGGCAGACCGCCCTCGTAACCGGCTCGTCCCGGGGTCTGGGCGCGGAGATAGCGCGCCAGCTAGCGGACCACGGGGCCACCGTCTACGCCAGCGCCCGTGACCCGTCCGCCGTCGACGGGGACTCGCTCCGGCGGCTCGAACTCGACGTCACCGACGAGACCGGGATCGAACGGGCGATAGCGCGGCTCGACCGGGAGGTCGGAACGCTGGACGTGCTGGTCAACAACGCGGGCACACGGGGACCGGAGGGCCCCCTCGAAACCCTCGACAGCGAAGCGGTCGCCGAAACCCTCGACGTCAATCTGACTGGTCCGCTCGAACTGACTCGCCACGCCCTGTCGCTGCTGGGGAACGCGGCGACCCCGCGCGTGGTGAACGTCGCGAGCAGCGCGGGGCAGTTCGACGGCGAGATGGAGCCGTCCCACATGCCCTACAGCGTCTCCAAGGCCGGGCTCAACGCCGTCACGCGGACGCTTTCGGGCCAGTATCCGGACCTCCTGGTAAACAGCGTCGACCCCGGCTGGGTCCGCACGGACAACGGCGGGCCGGACGCACCGCGGAGCGTTCCCGAGGGAGCGGCGACGGCGGTCTGGCTGGCCCGGTTCGAGCACGGGCCGAGCGGGGCGTTCTGGCGTGACAACGAACGGATACCGTGGTAA
- a CDS encoding DUF7521 family protein — protein MSSIPALVDWLIVALAAGSTVVGSYVGYQAYRGYRRHDSPTMQYLSLGLIFLTAVAFSIAFVGSLLLREGIVPMRFQQSLTLVTRTFQFLGVVFIAYSLHRRE, from the coding sequence ATGAGTTCGATACCGGCGCTGGTCGACTGGCTCATCGTCGCGCTCGCCGCCGGTTCGACGGTCGTCGGCAGCTACGTCGGCTATCAGGCCTACCGGGGGTACCGCCGGCACGACAGTCCGACGATGCAGTACCTCTCTCTGGGGTTGATATTCCTGACGGCGGTGGCGTTCAGCATCGCCTTCGTCGGGTCACTGCTGCTCAGAGAGGGGATCGTTCCGATGCGCTTCCAGCAGTCGCTCACGCTGGTGACGCGCACCTTCCAGTTTCTCGGCGTGGTGTTCATCGCGTATTCGCTCCACCGACGAGAGTAG
- a CDS encoding ArsR/SmtB family transcription factor, which translates to MSEDPALGELLDLLSDEYARDILAAVSEKPMSAKQLATQCDMSEPTVYRRIRLLREHDLVEEQTKIETGGNDYNVYAATLSGFSMRLEDGTFDATVERRSAPAFPGQNEADTADRFKKMWENL; encoded by the coding sequence GTGAGTGAGGACCCGGCGCTGGGCGAACTTCTCGACCTGCTTAGCGACGAGTACGCCCGGGACATCCTCGCAGCAGTGAGTGAGAAACCAATGTCCGCCAAACAACTCGCCACCCAGTGCGACATGTCAGAGCCGACCGTGTATCGCCGTATCCGCCTGTTACGAGAGCACGATCTGGTGGAGGAACAGACCAAGATAGAGACCGGAGGGAACGATTACAACGTGTACGCGGCGACGCTGTCGGGGTTCTCGATGCGACTGGAGGACGGGACCTTCGACGCGACTGTCGAGCGGCGCTCCGCGCCGGCGTTCCCCGGCCAGAACGAGGCCGACACCGCGGACCGGTTCAAGAAGATGTGGGAGAACCTGTGA
- a CDS encoding WD40/YVTN/BNR-like repeat-containing protein: MPGNKRLTDRLDGDEQTTDGHRPEPAADGSGPGFLVGTTDGVFRAPTLPVEDPEPCLDAGTVHRLKRPPGGDVLAATDDGLYRTSDNGRTWHDCDVPTRRVHAVTESDGQLFAGTLPAAVYRSDDGETWTECRGFQALPVRADWPTDPNQDEVRVHTLASHPAAPERLIAGVEVAGLYASTDYGRTWHEISGPFHDDVHQVVCRTAERWVLAGREGVYRTRDAGDSWTELPLGKRRYVRQLLVSEGRLYVPVARSGPLWDGESGADAALYAVDAWDGDHTRIGYAGAPVEKILSWATAGGRVFAGTTHGTLLEIAGDSAAVVGRVPVAADAPLAYGTTTLCPL, from the coding sequence ATGCCGGGAAACAAGCGCCTCACGGACCGGCTCGACGGCGACGAGCAGACCACCGACGGACACCGGCCCGAACCAGCGGCCGACGGTAGCGGCCCCGGATTCCTCGTCGGGACGACCGACGGCGTCTTTCGCGCCCCGACACTGCCGGTCGAGGACCCCGAACCGTGTCTCGATGCCGGAACCGTCCACCGGCTCAAGCGGCCGCCGGGCGGCGATGTCCTGGCAGCGACCGACGACGGGCTCTACCGGACGAGCGACAACGGCCGAACGTGGCACGACTGCGACGTGCCAACCAGACGGGTCCACGCCGTCACCGAGAGCGACGGCCAGCTCTTCGCGGGGACGTTGCCCGCGGCGGTGTACCGCTCGGACGACGGCGAGACGTGGACGGAGTGTCGGGGGTTTCAGGCCCTGCCCGTCCGGGCGGACTGGCCGACCGATCCGAACCAAGACGAGGTGCGCGTCCACACGCTCGCCAGCCACCCGGCGGCCCCCGAGCGGCTGATCGCCGGTGTCGAGGTCGCGGGGCTGTACGCCTCGACCGATTACGGCCGGACGTGGCACGAGATATCGGGGCCGTTCCACGACGACGTCCATCAGGTGGTGTGCCGGACCGCCGAGAGATGGGTGCTCGCCGGGCGAGAGGGCGTCTATCGGACGCGGGACGCGGGCGACTCGTGGACCGAACTCCCGCTCGGGAAGCGGCGGTACGTCCGGCAGCTGCTCGTGTCCGAAGGCCGGCTGTACGTGCCGGTCGCCCGCTCGGGACCGCTGTGGGACGGGGAATCGGGGGCGGACGCGGCGCTCTACGCCGTCGACGCGTGGGACGGCGACCACACGCGAATCGGCTACGCCGGTGCCCCCGTCGAGAAGATTCTCTCGTGGGCGACAGCCGGCGGACGCGTCTTTGCGGGGACGACACACGGGACACTCCTCGAAATCGCGGGGGACAGTGCGGCCGTCGTGGGCCGTGTCCCCGTCGCCGCGGACGCTCCGCTGGCGTACGGAACGACCACGCTCTGTCCGCTGTAG
- a CDS encoding class I SAM-dependent methyltransferase — protein sequence MSPDSASNASDLTDGQTDDQPRGSRHLSSADIADLYDDMADRYQRWDWANRLFSGPLRKRAFGDARGRVLDVACGAGTNFRYLPRTAQLVGVDISADMVAAARGELDAIGRGGTVYRMDAQELAFPDDSFDTVVSALSTCTFPDPVAALSEMARVCRPDGRVLLLEHGRSDAELVGRFQDWRADAHYEQHGCRWTQDPLAHFEETDLTVVDSEAFLLGTVTVIEARPTAD from the coding sequence ATGTCCCCAGACAGCGCCTCGAACGCATCCGACCTGACGGATGGCCAGACGGACGACCAGCCGCGCGGCTCGCGTCACCTGTCCAGTGCGGACATCGCCGACCTCTACGACGACATGGCCGACCGCTACCAGCGCTGGGACTGGGCCAATCGGCTGTTCAGCGGCCCGCTCCGGAAGCGGGCGTTCGGCGACGCGCGCGGGCGGGTCCTCGACGTCGCCTGTGGCGCCGGCACGAACTTCCGGTATCTGCCCCGGACGGCCCAGCTGGTCGGCGTCGACATCAGCGCGGACATGGTGGCCGCGGCACGGGGAGAACTCGACGCTATCGGTCGGGGCGGGACGGTGTACCGGATGGACGCACAGGAACTAGCCTTTCCCGACGACAGCTTCGACACCGTCGTCTCCGCGCTCTCGACGTGTACCTTCCCCGACCCGGTCGCGGCGCTGTCGGAGATGGCGCGGGTCTGTCGCCCCGACGGACGGGTGCTGTTGCTCGAACACGGCCGCAGCGACGCCGAACTCGTCGGCCGGTTCCAGGACTGGCGCGCCGACGCCCACTACGAGCAACACGGCTGTCGGTGGACACAGGACCCGCTCGCACACTTCGAGGAGACGGACCTGACTGTCGTCGACAGCGAGGCGTTCCTCTTGGGCACGGTCACCGTCATCGAGGCTCGGCCGACGGCGGATTGA
- a CDS encoding ZIP family metal transporter: MSGRLTAPPSLFVQASPAGGLFGGLLSNPWFYAVFSALALVVGAAVGIWVSPQRRWQAALLAVGGGSLVVSLAFELYDPAVRTIGKWAASGYFLFGVVTFGGLDILIDRLASDRSEERGWGLWASVTTDGVPENMAMGSLLVGNVSGALAFLFALVVTNTSQSMMSGTNMAQNHDRWRTMGAWAVTAVVVGAAVLLGYWLLPPLPELWVGAIRAFAGGAILASLAGEIYPDAYQEAGPYITLATAVGFLGTFLL; the protein is encoded by the coding sequence ATGAGCGGCCGTCTCACGGCGCCCCCGTCGCTGTTCGTTCAGGCCAGCCCCGCGGGTGGCCTCTTTGGCGGCCTGCTCTCGAACCCGTGGTTCTACGCTGTGTTCTCCGCGCTCGCGCTCGTCGTCGGCGCAGCCGTCGGCATCTGGGTCAGCCCGCAGCGGCGGTGGCAGGCGGCGCTGCTGGCCGTCGGCGGGGGGTCGCTGGTCGTCTCGCTGGCCTTCGAGCTGTACGACCCCGCGGTCCGAACCATCGGGAAGTGGGCGGCCTCGGGCTACTTCCTGTTCGGCGTGGTCACCTTCGGCGGCCTCGACATCCTCATCGACAGGCTCGCCAGCGACCGGTCCGAGGAGCGCGGCTGGGGGCTGTGGGCGAGTGTCACGACCGACGGGGTGCCGGAGAACATGGCGATGGGGTCGCTGCTGGTCGGCAACGTCTCGGGCGCGCTGGCGTTCCTCTTTGCCCTCGTCGTCACCAACACCTCCCAGTCGATGATGTCGGGGACCAACATGGCACAGAACCACGACAGATGGCGGACGATGGGAGCGTGGGCCGTCACCGCCGTCGTCGTCGGCGCCGCGGTGTTGCTCGGCTACTGGCTCCTGCCGCCGCTGCCGGAGCTGTGGGTCGGCGCGATACGCGCGTTCGCCGGCGGGGCGATTCTCGCCTCGCTCGCCGGCGAGATATACCCCGACGCCTACCAGGAGGCCGGGCCGTACATCACGCTGGCGACGGCGGTCGGCTTCCTCGGGACCTTTCTGCTCTAG
- a CDS encoding ribonuclease H-like domain-containing protein: MEYTREDSGAQRIATLDIETTGFDAASEETVAVGVGLHERGAAGYEAALDCFYRETADDEAEMIRGAADRLAEYEADLLVTYNGADFDLPFLRDRLAELGAGRTEFSFAADHLDLLTDRKALPGKWPKLEECVEAYGSTPARTVWNGTDVDGGVFGEELAPAYLDALAAEDDDRTAALRPVIEHYLESDLENNWLVYYGDVGVAFDPGYAGTVREFSTSP, encoded by the coding sequence ATGGAATACACACGCGAAGACAGCGGCGCCCAGCGAATCGCGACGCTCGACATCGAGACCACGGGCTTCGACGCCGCGTCCGAGGAGACCGTCGCCGTCGGCGTCGGACTCCACGAGCGCGGCGCGGCCGGATACGAGGCTGCGCTGGACTGTTTCTACCGAGAGACGGCCGACGACGAGGCCGAGATGATACGTGGCGCGGCCGACCGACTGGCCGAGTACGAGGCGGACCTGCTGGTCACGTACAACGGCGCCGACTTCGACCTGCCCTTTCTCCGCGACCGGCTCGCGGAACTCGGTGCGGGCCGCACCGAGTTCTCGTTCGCCGCCGACCATCTGGACCTCCTGACGGACCGAAAGGCCCTGCCCGGAAAGTGGCCCAAACTCGAGGAGTGCGTCGAAGCCTACGGCTCCACGCCGGCCCGGACGGTCTGGAACGGGACGGACGTCGACGGCGGCGTGTTCGGCGAGGAACTCGCTCCGGCCTATCTGGACGCCCTCGCGGCCGAGGACGACGACCGGACGGCGGCGCTTCGGCCGGTCATCGAGCACTATCTCGAAAGCGACCTCGAAAACAACTGGCTCGTCTACTACGGTGACGTGGGTGTCGCGTTCGACCCCGGATACGCGGGCACCGTCCGGGAGTTCTCGACGTCACCATAG
- a CDS encoding TrmB family transcriptional regulator, with protein sequence MNEAELVETLERYGLSPYQASAYVALVNRGTVAAQDIADVSDVPRPRVYDVVRDLESKGFVTTYEQDKLYAQALDPESALEGVRERADQLERAVDVVTERWQQPTLQRHTTSLVQRAQSVFEKGIEELDHALDYAQVVLSMDRLEPLRETLADAHERDVFVDCTVYGVDDEDALTDIDFGAFCTRAHAIRYPLRSAPFGVLVDRQRACYSWHQRTEDEYGLYVDDSAHENMIWHYTMNLRRAAEEVYVETPYEPPLRFGSLRDCLAVIEPLVRDDTGLRAEITGESVATGRERRETGTIASVSYPGFEAGAQPEPHRVFAEARLTLETGNETYTVGGFDARTEDIEASRIVVTEIDG encoded by the coding sequence ATGAACGAGGCCGAGCTGGTCGAGACACTCGAACGGTACGGGCTGTCGCCGTACCAGGCGAGCGCGTACGTCGCGCTCGTCAACCGGGGGACAGTCGCCGCCCAGGACATCGCCGACGTGAGTGACGTCCCCCGACCTCGCGTGTACGACGTCGTTCGCGACCTGGAATCGAAAGGGTTCGTCACCACGTACGAGCAGGACAAGCTCTACGCGCAGGCGCTGGACCCCGAGTCGGCGCTCGAAGGGGTCAGAGAGCGCGCCGACCAACTGGAGCGCGCTGTCGACGTGGTGACCGAGCGCTGGCAGCAACCGACGCTGCAGCGACACACCACCAGCCTCGTCCAGCGGGCCCAGTCGGTCTTCGAGAAGGGCATCGAAGAACTCGACCACGCGCTGGACTACGCGCAGGTCGTCCTCTCGATGGACCGCCTCGAACCGCTCAGGGAGACACTGGCGGACGCACACGAGCGGGACGTCTTCGTGGATTGCACCGTCTACGGCGTCGACGACGAGGACGCCCTGACGGACATCGACTTCGGCGCCTTCTGTACGCGCGCCCACGCCATCCGGTACCCGCTCCGGTCGGCCCCGTTCGGCGTGCTGGTCGACCGCCAGCGCGCCTGTTACTCGTGGCACCAGCGAACGGAGGACGAGTACGGCCTCTACGTCGACGACAGCGCCCACGAGAACATGATATGGCACTACACGATGAATCTCCGGCGGGCGGCCGAGGAGGTCTACGTCGAGACGCCGTACGAACCGCCGCTGCGGTTCGGGTCGCTCCGTGACTGTCTCGCCGTCATCGAACCGCTGGTCCGTGACGACACGGGCCTTCGCGCCGAAATCACCGGCGAGTCCGTCGCGACGGGCCGCGAACGCAGGGAGACGGGGACGATAGCGTCGGTTTCCTATCCCGGCTTCGAGGCGGGAGCCCAACCGGAACCACACCGGGTGTTCGCCGAGGCGAGACTGACGCTCGAAACGGGCAACGAGACGTACACGGTCGGTGGGTTCGACGCTCGGACCGAGGATATCGAGGCCAGCCGCATCGTGGTAACGGAGATAGACGGATGA
- a CDS encoding halocyanin domain-containing protein yields the protein MASRNTTVSRRAFVLTAAGAATAATGTAAAQESPTGGGTETGTAEGTPAGTDGGATGTEGGSPADGGGGGGGPPDFGGFLDSVGNFDGTVVDAQGQDQVSVAVGAQGNGGNFAFDPPAVHVDNGATVVWEWTGQGGGHNVVSDGEGPLDSGEAVADQGTTYEYTFDEDGIFNYICEPHESLGMKGSVVVGTDYPTASAGGGGGGGGGVPQVPNSAKTLGIATSLVMVVTLGLTYVFMRYGGDYELSEKD from the coding sequence ATGGCTTCTCGGAACACGACCGTGTCTCGGCGGGCGTTCGTGCTGACGGCCGCGGGAGCGGCGACAGCCGCCACGGGTACTGCGGCCGCACAGGAGTCGCCCACTGGCGGCGGGACCGAGACGGGAACGGCAGAGGGAACACCGGCGGGAACCGACGGTGGCGCCACTGGCACGGAGGGAGGTTCACCCGCCGACGGCGGTGGCGGCGGGGGCGGCCCGCCGGACTTCGGCGGCTTTCTGGACTCGGTGGGGAACTTCGACGGCACCGTCGTCGACGCCCAGGGGCAAGACCAGGTGTCGGTGGCCGTCGGCGCCCAGGGCAACGGCGGGAACTTCGCGTTCGACCCGCCGGCGGTCCACGTCGACAACGGCGCGACGGTGGTGTGGGAGTGGACGGGGCAGGGCGGCGGCCACAACGTGGTCTCGGACGGCGAGGGACCGCTCGACTCGGGCGAAGCCGTCGCGGACCAGGGGACGACCTACGAGTACACGTTCGACGAAGACGGCATCTTCAACTACATCTGTGAACCCCACGAGAGCCTCGGGATGAAGGGGTCGGTTGTCGTGGGCACCGACTATCCGACGGCGAGCGCCGGTGGTGGTGGCGGCGGCGGTGGCGGTGTCCCGCAGGTGCCAAACAGCGCGAAGACCCTCGGCATCGCGACCTCGCTGGTGATGGTCGTGACACTCGGGTTGACCTACGTGTTCATGCGCTACGGCGGCGACTACGAACTCTCGGAAAAGGACTAG
- a CDS encoding LolA family protein, whose translation MPSQSSTQRISTDRLVLAVTGLLITAVLVVAVWSAGVSSVEKPPPVDVNVSERYQSLDGIEATRTTVIERNGTVQSRTAYDATTVPTTGERRLRLSSGTSRYDLRVSNGSVLWLHDEDRAVVTRIRLSGPSPTTGTADRVQRLLVRANLTATSAASDTRPAVEPLPVVPEDTSPGGPGLDTEYTVRYGGNETVDGRETYVVHVTPGPNQSEAGYRQTLWIDTEWFYPLKRQTTWRDDGTRTELTTTYTDVTFNPDIPAGTFTPEIGPNTTVEPTDAPETQVYRRPSALRANTTVPVPEPTVPPSYELAYATHTDGSVQGVGLRYVNQTSWITVSKYNFTYPVPDGGERRYIDGRPALLTRGSTVTLSWNCGTYRYTLRGSGVTADLLVAVARSVGCPGA comes from the coding sequence ATGCCCTCCCAAAGTTCCACTCAGCGGATATCGACCGACCGGCTCGTGTTGGCAGTCACGGGACTCCTCATCACGGCCGTCCTGGTCGTCGCGGTCTGGTCGGCGGGCGTTTCGTCCGTCGAGAAGCCGCCGCCAGTCGACGTAAACGTCAGCGAGCGCTACCAGTCCCTCGACGGTATCGAGGCCACGCGGACGACCGTCATCGAGCGAAACGGGACGGTTCAGAGCAGGACGGCGTACGACGCGACGACAGTCCCGACGACGGGAGAGCGGCGGCTGCGGCTCAGCAGCGGCACCTCGCGGTACGATCTGCGCGTCTCGAACGGGTCGGTGCTGTGGCTCCACGACGAGGACCGAGCGGTCGTGACACGGATTCGGCTCAGCGGGCCGTCGCCGACGACCGGTACTGCCGACAGGGTCCAGCGCCTGCTCGTCAGGGCGAATCTCACGGCCACCAGCGCCGCGAGTGACACGCGCCCCGCTGTCGAACCGCTCCCGGTCGTTCCCGAAGACACGTCCCCGGGCGGCCCCGGGCTCGACACCGAGTACACCGTGCGCTACGGGGGCAACGAGACGGTCGACGGACGGGAGACGTACGTCGTCCACGTCACGCCCGGCCCGAACCAGTCCGAGGCCGGCTATCGGCAGACGCTGTGGATCGATACGGAGTGGTTCTACCCGCTCAAGCGACAGACGACGTGGCGTGACGACGGGACGCGGACGGAGCTGACCACGACCTACACGGACGTCACGTTCAACCCCGACATCCCGGCCGGGACGTTCACGCCCGAAATCGGGCCGAACACGACCGTCGAGCCCACCGACGCACCCGAGACGCAGGTGTACCGTCGGCCCAGTGCCCTGCGGGCGAACACCACCGTTCCCGTGCCGGAACCGACCGTCCCACCGTCGTACGAGCTGGCTTACGCCACACACACCGACGGCTCTGTCCAGGGGGTCGGACTGCGCTACGTGAACCAGACGAGCTGGATTACGGTCTCGAAGTACAACTTCACGTACCCCGTGCCCGACGGCGGCGAGCGGCGGTATATCGACGGTCGGCCGGCTCTCCTCACCCGCGGGTCGACCGTGACGCTCTCGTGGAACTGTGGGACGTATCGGTACACGCTGCGTGGCTCCGGCGTGACGGCCGACCTGCTGGTCGCGGTCGCCCGGTCGGTCGGCTGTCCCGGAGCCTGA
- a CDS encoding PQQ-binding-like beta-propeller repeat protein: MPSPGPRATAPGSSHTDSSRVRISRRTALASLGTALTGALAGCNALGGGSDTGVFHDGDWRSYGNGPTNTNRVAGGAPEPGGHQVLEPRTWAYAPPVVHDGVAYFSTDQRVVALATDGTRQWSRTLDSEAFGVPAIDPDRGRLYVPTIGEEPAVGTDTEPATLTALSLADGSVLDTQRVGDERTYGVTVVDGDVYARSATTCVRLAPDGTERWRRSLDPLVYDEFNLGDETATQIAPAVTADGVYVPDRDALVRLDRETGEEQWRVAVETAYAASVVDDGGVVQTGWREVVAASPDGSVRWRRDLHSRAAAAAAGGDVYVAAGDLHELDGATGETNWQVHLPSEGTAAPVVTDDSVLVATGNVHAFRRETEGLFGPDRTRWETSAGYASEYASPVVAAGRVFVVGLSGLQAFYADGA, translated from the coding sequence ATGCCCTCTCCCGGCCCACGTGCGACAGCGCCCGGCTCGTCACACACCGACTCGTCCCGGGTGCGTATCTCACGTCGGACTGCCCTCGCGTCCCTCGGAACCGCATTGACCGGCGCACTGGCCGGGTGTAACGCCCTCGGCGGCGGCAGCGACACCGGCGTGTTCCACGACGGCGACTGGCGTTCGTACGGCAACGGCCCGACGAACACGAACCGCGTCGCCGGCGGCGCCCCGGAGCCGGGGGGCCACCAGGTCCTCGAACCGAGGACGTGGGCGTACGCGCCGCCCGTCGTCCACGACGGCGTCGCGTACTTCTCGACGGACCAGCGTGTCGTCGCCCTCGCGACCGACGGGACCAGGCAGTGGTCGCGAACTCTCGACAGCGAGGCGTTCGGCGTGCCGGCGATAGACCCCGACCGCGGGCGGCTCTACGTCCCGACGATAGGGGAAGAGCCGGCGGTCGGCACCGACACGGAGCCGGCGACCCTGACCGCGCTCTCGCTCGCCGACGGCTCGGTCCTCGACACCCAGCGTGTGGGCGACGAGCGAACGTACGGCGTCACCGTCGTCGACGGCGACGTGTACGCCCGGAGCGCGACTACCTGCGTCAGACTCGCGCCCGACGGGACCGAACGCTGGCGGCGCTCGCTCGACCCGCTCGTCTACGACGAGTTCAACCTCGGCGACGAGACCGCGACGCAGATCGCCCCCGCCGTCACGGCCGACGGCGTCTACGTCCCCGACCGGGACGCGCTCGTGCGACTCGACCGGGAGACCGGCGAGGAACAGTGGCGCGTCGCCGTCGAGACGGCGTACGCCGCGTCGGTCGTCGACGACGGCGGCGTCGTCCAGACCGGCTGGCGCGAGGTCGTCGCCGCCTCGCCCGACGGGTCGGTCCGCTGGCGGCGGGATTTACATAGTCGCGCCGCCGCGGCCGCGGCCGGCGGCGACGTCTACGTCGCCGCCGGCGACCTCCACGAGCTCGACGGGGCGACCGGCGAGACGAACTGGCAGGTCCACCTCCCGAGCGAGGGCACCGCCGCGCCGGTCGTGACCGACGACAGCGTCCTCGTGGCGACGGGCAACGTCCACGCGTTCCGACGGGAAACCGAGGGGCTGTTCGGTCCGGACCGCACGCGGTGGGAGACCTCGGCCGGCTACGCGTCGGAGTACGCCTCGCCGGTGGTCGCGGCCGGCCGCGTGTTCGTCGTCGGCCTCTCCGGATTGCAGGCGTTCTACGCCGACGGCGCGTGA
- a CDS encoding helix-turn-helix transcriptional regulator, whose amino-acid sequence MRRTRSRSELFAAGVLVTATAVLVTQFLTATPTVAVAGDQSVRAGTLGWRFTLRDVAVVAVTAWAAGVSATVLLTGGSTAAANGTATARDTETQASTDRSSGELLQARRREWETVSDRLASNEELVYQTVLDADGVLPQSEIVDRTDLSKATVSRTLDSLETRDLVERKRRGMGNTVLLT is encoded by the coding sequence GTGAGACGGACGCGCTCGCGCTCCGAACTGTTCGCTGCGGGTGTCCTCGTCACCGCCACGGCGGTCCTGGTCACACAGTTCCTGACCGCGACACCGACCGTCGCCGTAGCGGGTGACCAGAGCGTGCGAGCCGGGACCCTCGGCTGGCGTTTCACGCTCCGCGACGTGGCTGTCGTCGCGGTCACGGCGTGGGCCGCCGGAGTGAGCGCGACGGTACTCCTCACTGGCGGTTCGACGGCGGCCGCGAACGGGACAGCTACGGCGCGAGACACGGAGACACAGGCGTCTACGGACCGTTCCAGCGGTGAGCTACTGCAGGCCCGTCGGCGGGAGTGGGAGACCGTCTCGGACCGGCTCGCGAGCAACGAGGAACTGGTGTACCAGACGGTGTTAGACGCCGACGGCGTCCTGCCACAGAGCGAGATCGTCGACCGGACTGACCTCTCGAAAGCGACGGTCAGCCGAACGCTCGACAGTCTGGAAACCAGAGACCTCGTCGAGCGAAAGCGCCGCGGGATGGGGAACACGGTCCTGCTCACGTAG